A stretch of DNA from Deltaproteobacteria bacterium GWA2_45_12:
TGGATCCCGCCCAAGATTAGTCCCGGTGCCCGGCCCACATAACAACCGTCTTCATCGGACCACTCGACGATTTTGAGATATTGGTTATTTTTTTTCTTCTTTTTCGCCATAAATTTCTTTTAATGCCAGTTTAAGTGTTTTTTCCTGATAGGGTTTGGCATCATCCCCTTCTTTATAATTCTAGCCAACCAGAGATTTCTGAATTAACGATGTGGTTCTAAAATAAGACCATCAATTTCTCGGTGATATCCTAAATTTTCCCATTCAATAGAATCAAAAGCTTTTATAATTTTTAAAGAAGAATGATTGGATGAATCTTCCGGTACTATTTCATAAAGATATTCAACAGGCCCACCTCGTGGGTTAAAAACTTGAGGATCTGTAGTTGATGGAGTTACCGTTACCACTTCAGATGAAAGATAACTCAGAGCTCCGGTTTGTGCCACTTGTTGAAGATGGGCTAATTGGACATGATATCTGAAAACATTCAAGAGAGGGATCGATGCCACTGAGTATTCCACCTCAAACCAAGGATTACGAGTTTCGGGATAACGTCGTTGAAGATGTCCAATGACTGGTTGAAAACACATGGCAGCAAATTGGGTGAGAACCATCGATGAGACAACGAAAGCTACTTTATCTTTTGCATAAACAGGCCCCAGCGATGCCAAACGGGATAAGTTAAATTCAGATATATATTGCAAAATTCTTTGTACAGTTTGTTCTGCCGTTGTGCTTGTATCAAAAATATTCATGAGTTCAGCTACAACTTCCTGAAAAAGTCCCCCCGTGAAATCGCGATGATCTAATTGAACAAATGGTTTTATTTCAGCAGGAAGTCTGTGATGAGCTAATTGCATGGGTTCTAACTGAACATCGTTAAGAATGACGGTGTAGCCAGCGGCAACCATTTCCTCAATGGGTATTTCGCGACAATGACCAGCACCGAGTACCAGAACTTTGGGGCGGCGCTCCGGGTCAGCATGGCTTGGAAACCCATGATAGGCGGTTACTTGGCCGAGTGCTTCTAGAATATTTTCCTTACTTTTTTGAATGAAGGGGCCTTCTTGGGGTGAAAATTGCGCCGCTCTTTTGTAATCAATAGACTTTCCCAAGTATATCCAATCTCTAATCTCATCAAAGCTGGCGCGTTTGCGGGCTGTGGCTTGAAGCGATGTTGATGACTTTGGGGCTAGGACCATGCCTTGAATATTGGATATCCGTTCTGGATGGCTCCAAGTCCATGGGGCAAAGGTAAGAACGGGTTGAAGGGTGAGATCATCGGGAATAATTTCAGCTAAAGCTTGTGCTGCCGTATTTGAAGTTTTTAAAAGGATGGCATACAGCTTTATGCTAGGGGGAAAAGATACAAAAACATCTGAGGACAAGTATGTCGGCCCATTAAATTTAGCCAGAGCTCTTACATGTGCTTTAATTCCCTGCACTTTCAAATTAAACATAGAGGGCAGGATTGCTTGCATGTATGTTGTTGAAACTTGCTGATGCCCTCCGGTTACTTCGTAATGGTTGGCTAAACGGTTGGCAATGGCGTGAACAAGTGATTCGGTGAATTGGGTAAGGACCATCGACGAAACAACGTATTCGGCATCTTTCCATGGGCCCATCAAATCCATGGCATCAAATCGTTCTTGGCTAAAGTTGTCCAAAAGGGTTCTCAAGTTTTGCACAGCTTCTTCGATGGTAGAACTTGTAGCCATGATGTCGTCAATTTCAGGGATAATTTCTAAAAGCAGATCGCCAGTAAAATCTCTTTCGTCCCGAATGGCATATTTTCTTAAGTTAAAGTCAAGATCGTTGACGGCTTGTTTGAGAGCAGTATCGTTTATATCGGATAAGATCACAGTGTAACCGGCCTCAATCAGTTTTTTTAACGGAATTTCTTTGCAGCGACCTGCACCTAAAACAAGTATTTTTGGCCTTTGATTGGGATCTGGATCTTTTAATTGACCATGGCGCGGGGTTACGAATTGCAATCCGGCAAGAATATTCTCATGACTTTTGTCGATGAATTCCTTTTGCTTGATAGCAAGGACACGATTGGCTTTTTCAGCTTTTAATTCTGATTCAAAAGCCACATCCAACCCTGTCCAAGCTAGAGCCTTGGCGATGGTGACTTTTTTTCTTGTTGATGTTCCGGAGGTGACTGTTTCCCCGGCACCCGTAACCAGCTCATCATTTCCCGCCATCCGATAACCCGAGGCATCGTCATACCCCGCCAAATTTCCGTTCCCATCATACACCGCTTGCCGGGCCATGTGAGCGGCACCATGATGGAAGGGGTCTATGGCAGGGATTTCGGGAAGAGCGGGATTTTCGACTTCTAAAGTGGCTATGCCGGGTGTTGAGTTGCGTGCAGCCAAGCCAGCCAAAGTGTGGCCAGGGTTTACAGTTAAAAAAGTGGAAGTGTGGGTTTGTCTTTGGGGTGTGCTTCTTCGGGGAAAAGCGAGCAAACTGCCGGCAGGATGGTATCCCGCATGAGTCAACCCAAGCCCTCCCGGGCGTAATAAGTTAAACGTAGGTCCTGCCATAAATTTTTTTCTAGTGGGGTTTTAACTTTTTAGTAGTGTACATTTACACTGCATCCCCCTTTAAAAAAGGGGGACACAGGGAGATTTTACCCGTATTCTTTTCTGCATCGGGGGAGATATAAACAAAGCGGGCACGAAAACAAATCCCCCTTAATCCCCCTTTTTTAAAGGGGGAAAGATAAGGTCTGAATCAAAAGTTAAACTGCTATAGTAGTTTGACTATCATCGGCAAATGGGAAGAAGAGTTGCGGGAAATTTTAAGGGATTGGGTGTAGGGACAATCCTAGGATTGTCCCTACCGCGATTTATTTACTTCCATCCTTTGGCAATGTTTTCTCACCGGGCATTTAGAACACCACGGTGAAATAGGGACACACAGGTTTTGGCCGAAGGTGACCAGAATGTCGTTATAGGTTTTCCAGTGTTTTTTGGGGAGTTTTTGGCGAAGGGCCATTTCGGATTCGTCCGGTGTTTTTGTTTTGATGAATTCCCAGCGGTTTGAAATGCGGTGAACGTGAGTATCCACACAGATGCCGTAATCATTAAATCCCACCGTCAAAACGAGATTGGCTGTTTTCCGCCCGACACCGGGAAGGGCTAGCAGCTCCTCCATCGAACGCGGGACCTTTCCATCATATTTTTCCATCAAGATCGCACAGGTTTTCAAAATGCTCTTTGCCTTGGTTTTGTAGAAGCCGGCGGGGTAGATGAGTTTCTCAATTTCTTGCGGTTTTAATTTCAGAATTTCTTGCGGCGTTTTGGCTTTTTCAAATAACCGGAGGGAAGCGGCCATGGTCACGGCATCCTTTGTGCGCAGCGACAAGATGGTGCTGATCAAAGTTTCAAACGGCCGATCAACGGCATTCTCGGCAATCACGCCCACGACGGGGACCTTCCATTGCTTGATTTTTTTCCTGAGAATAATCAGGGTTTTTTCTATTGTGGAAATATCCATTGTTTTGTATCCGTAGGGCCGTCTTTATTTGAACCATTTTAAAAGGAAAGGATATTATGAAAACACGCACCGAATCCGATTCCATGGGGGAAGTTCAAATTCCTGAACAATTTTTATATGGCGCCTCAACACAGCGCGCGGTGGATAATTTCCATGTTTCAAAACGCCGGTTTGACCGGGGGTTTATCAAAGCGCTGGGCCTTGTCAAATGGGCGGCGGCCGAGGCCAATTGTTCCTTGGGGCGCTTAGACGCCAAGCTTTCCAAAGCCATTGCCGAAAAATCCCTCGAAGTCGCCGAAGGAAAACACGATACCCACTTCATATTGGACATTTATCAAACCGGTTCCGGCACTTCCACCAACATGAATGCCAATGAGGTTATTTCGAACCTGGCAAATCCCTCTTTGGGCGGGATGGTGGGCTCCAAAAAACCGGTGCATCCCAATGACCATGTCAACATGGGGCAGTCATCCAATGATGTTATTCCCACGACCATCCATGTGGGAGCGGCTCTGGGCATGGCAAAGGGGCTTATTCCCGCGCTCAAAGAACTGCATAAAGCGCTTGGTGATAAAGCTAAAGAATTTAAGGATGTGGTCAAAATCGGGCGGACCCATTTACAGGATGCAACCCCTGTGACTTTGGGGCAGGAATTTTCAGGTTATGCTTCACAAATTGAGCACAGCTTTAAACGCCTGGCCCATGCCCTTGAAGGGCTTTTGGAGCTTCCCATTGGGGGAACCGCTGTGGGTACGGGAATTAATACGCACCCTGAGTTTTCCAAAAAAGTGTGTGAAAATCTGACCAAACAAACAGGCTTAAAATTCACCGAGGCCGAAAATCATTTTGAAGCCCAAGCTGCCAAAGACGCCTGTGTCTTTGCCAGTGGGGCTTTAAAGACCATTGCTGTTTCATTGATGAAGATTGCCAATGATATCCGTTGGCTTTCTTCCGGCCCTCGCTGTGCCATTACCGAAATTTATCTGCCCGAACTTCAACCCGGTTCTTCCATTATGCCCGGCAAGGTAAACCCGGTCATTCCTGAATCGGTCATGCAAATTTCAGCACAGGTGCAGGGAAATGATTTGGCAGTGCAAATTGGCGCGCAGCACGGCAATTTCGAGTTAAACGTCATGATGCCCGTGATTGCAGGGAATTTATTTGAGTCGATCGAGCTTTTGACCAATGGCAGCGTGATGTTGGCTGATAAATGCATCAGGGGCATTGCTGCCAACAAAGAACGGTGCACCGAGCTCATGGAAAAAAGCCTGGCGCTTGTCACCAATCTGAATCCTGTCATTGGTTATGACAAAGCAGCGGCCCTTTCCAAAAAAGCCTTTAAAGAAAACAAAACCATTCGGGAATTATTAAAGGCCGAAAAGACTCTTTCAGATGCCGATATTGAAAAATATCTGGATCCAAAGACAATGTTGTCGCCGAGGTAGGGTAAGTAGGGACAATCCTAGGATTGTCCCTACGGGATAGGGTTATTTTTTTGCCGGTTTTTCGTCCAACACACTTGCATCCACACTATATTGCTGGCTCAACATTTTTAAAACAGCAATGGCATTTGCACTATTGTTGAATACAACGGGGGTTTTTGCTGCTTCGACCATTCCGTTTGATTTAAATTCTTCAATAAATTGATGATAAGTGGAAAAGTTAACATCTCCCAACGTAGCTAAAGCCTGAGCTAAAGGTTCATTGCCTGTAAAACCATTACTATTATCGGTTAAATAAAGGGCTATCAGGTAATCCACGGCAAAATAAGCATAAACATCCGCTTCAGTCACTTTTGTTTTTGGCCCCCCCATTTTTTTCTGAAACATTTTTGTTACGGGGTTTTTTTCTGAAAAATCCACGAGAAATTTGAGTTTTTTGGAGAAATCATCACAAGTAAAAGGAGTGAGTTGTTGATTTCCATACATTGCTGAAACGGTTTTGGCTTGAGTGAGATCCGCTTTATTATCGGCCAATACTTTTTTTACATCTTCCTCAGCCTGACAAACATGCCCACGCGTCCCTCCAAGAGGAATATTTGAATATTTTCCGTCGATTGCTCCATCCAATTTATCAAGTCTTTGTAAAAGATTGGTCATAGTTCCCATAAAAAAGTCCTTTCGATAATTTTGGTGAACTGCAGTCGAACCATCAATGGCGTGATGCCAAATCATGGTTCGATCACCGCGTAGCGGGATTCCGTTTGCGGAACGGAGCTCACCATGTCCATTTTTTTAATTACGCCATTTACTCGTGAACCCCGTATTACGAGCGATGAGTCCACGAGAACATTTCTCGATCAACCTTCGTGACGTTCCCAAAATTGCCTTACACGCCTCATGAGTATCCTTCCCTCATCGTTTCCAAAGGGATTATGGTGTCCCTGAAATCTGTAAAGCACATGCTGTGGGTTTTCGTTGAGAGATTCATTCCAGTGCCTCATGGCTTCATCCATGTCGATCCATCCATCTCCTTCGGGGGACACGGCCAAGAGAGTGGGTGGATAAGGCAGCGCATGTTCATCGGCGTCCGTCATGTTCAAGCCTCGGATTTTTTGTGCCATTCCCTTCACAAAACCGCAAAAGTCCCTGGCAAATATCCGTCCCATATGGGTGGAACGTATCCCTTCTCGCGTGAATTCTTGAATCAACCGGCCCTCGGTGCTTTCTTTGTCAATGCCGGGAGGGAAGATCCATTTGGGGGGGATCAAATAAAAGAAAAAGCTGAAGAGGGAGGCCCATTCCATAAAACGATTCATCCGAATGGCAGGGCTGATGAGGGTGGAGGTGGCAATCTCGGTGTGATTTTCTTCGGATGTCCAGATCGCATGGGGACCGGATTCTGTCATCATAAGGTCGTGGGCATAAACCATAAATCCCGCTCCTCGACTAAACCCAAGTTCGTGGATGGGAAGGCCGCTGAGGAAGGGGAGGGCTTCAAAAGCTTCCCGAAATCCTCGGTAATAAAAGGTAACGAAGGCATCAAACATGTCTTCCACAGAGGTAATGGGGTCCACATGGGGGGCGTGGCCTAGATTTTCGTGATAGATGACGGCCGTATCGCCGATTTGGTCCCCTGCCGTATTCAAGAGAATGGGAGGCAAAAGACCCACCGCGGCTGTTGCAAAGCTTCCGTTGTTTCCGTCCTCAATGGCAATGACTCGGCGTGGGGTGGGCGGGCTGATGGTAATGACATTGGTTGAGCCCGTCCAAGGGGAATCAGGCCGCAAACTCTTCAAAGCCCCATGCGCTTGGCGTTCGATGGGGAGAGGGTTGGAATGGATATGGAATTGATCCACATCCACCCGGGGCATGGCGCGACGAAGCACACTTCTGTATTGCCCAACAATTTGGGTGGGGGTTGCTCTGTGAGGCAGGGCTCTAGGGGCTAAAAATGGTATTGGCATATTTTTACGTACATATCGATTTCCTTGCCAGAAAGTTGCTTAAAATTTCATCAAAATAAAAAATATTTTTAATACGGATCTTTGACTCACTTATTCCCCATGATATGAGAAAAATAGGGACAATCCTAGGATTGTCCCTACGGAATATGGTTTCATCACACTCCATTGCTTTTTTTGACGTCGATCACACCCTGATGCCGTGCAATTCGGGGTATTACACCACTTTGCGTTTGGTGCGCCGTGGGTATATGAAAAAGCGCCGCCTGATTCAGGCCGTTGGTTATTCGCTTATCTCAATTTTTCACGACCCCGATGTCCAAAAAGTTTACAAAAATGCCATTGCTGATTTGGTGGGGTTGTCCCTTGAAGAACTTTTTAAAGTGGGGCGTGAAACCTATGATCGCGATCTCAAACACCTTATCTATTCCGAGGCCATCAATCAAATTGAACATCATCGGAATGAAGGGCATAAAATTATTTTACTCACCAGTGCGCCCTACATGACAATGAAAATTCTGATGGATGAATTAAAAGTGGACGATGTCTATTGCATGGGGCCGGAAATAGAAAACGGGATTTTATCCAATCGCCTGTGTTTACCCTTATGTTATGGGACCAACAAGGTCCATTATGCAATCAAAGCCGCTAAAAAACACCAAGTGGACCTTAAAGATTGTTATTTTTATACCGACCATTGGCGGGATGTTGCGCTTTTATACCAGATTGGGCACCCACGCGTGGTGAATCCGAAGCGAAAATTGGAAAAAATAGCGTTAGAGAAAAAATGGCCGATTTTGAGGTGGAAAAAAATGGCGAATGATGCTGGGACCGGTCCTTCGACTCCGCTCAGGAACCGGTAACGGGATTATTTAAAGAGAGGTCCCTGAGCGTAGTCGAAGGGCCGGGGTGACGTTCAAGAATTCTCGCCATCTTTCCACCAATTTCAAACACCGTTCCCGCTTCCTTCATCTTATACGGCACATACCCCAGACAAATTGGTTTTTGATATTTTGTTGAAAAAGTCGACGAGGTCACTTTGCCCACAATTTGTTCATCCTTCATGATGAGAGTTCCGGGTTCCGGCACTTCTTTCCCTTCGATGACTAACAATTCCAAAATCTTATTCACATGCCCCTTGTAATGAAGCCTCGCGATGATTTCTTGGCCTAGATAGCAGCCTTTAGTGAAGCTTAAAGCATGGTCTAATTTTCCTTCTTGGGGGAGATTTTCCTCGGTGACATCCACGCCCACTTTGGGAATGCCGTTTTCGATGCGTTCGGATTCGAGGCATCCCCCTTTAGAAAAGGGGGACCGAGGGGGATTTTTCCCGTCCCCTGGAGGACGGATAATTTCAACTTTCGACAGGGGAGCTAATCTCTTAAAGTGATCCAGGACTTTTTCCACGAAAATTCGGGGTACCCATACTTCAAAGTCATCTTCGTTCCGAAGGACATGCATATCTGCCACGACTTTTCCTTTGATGGTGAGGAGGAGATTGTAATTTGTCTCACCCGTTTTCAAATTTTTGATGTCGTTGGTGAGTTGTCCATTTAAAAGCGAACAGGCTTTTTCACCTTTAAAAACAAGGGGCACAAGATCTGTTTGAAAATAAATTTTGAGAGGTTGATCATTCATGAAGAAATAACCTAGAATGCATAAATCTTGTTCCCACGCTCCAGCGTGGGAACGTAAAAGGCGACGCTCTAGCGTCGAAAACTTGTGTCCCCACGCTGGAGCGTGGGAACAAGAGGTATGGGTTTGCCCCTACACGTTATCAAATGTTTCGAATATTATTTCTTCTCGTTTCCATTTTTTTAGTTTCCTGTCAATCGACACCTTCTTTGTCATCTTTATTTAAAGTGCCTGGTTTTGGTGGAAATGGGGATGATGATAACGGTCATGAAACTGTGCGTAATATCGGAGGTAATCCTTCCGCGGGCTCTCGGAATGTGTATGCCTCTGCCGATCTAAAAGCCCTTTGCGTGGATAACGATATCTGCGAGCCTTCCTATGCTCCGCTTTCGGGAAATTATTTATATACCTCGGGGCAGGATCTTTTGGATGCTACAGGCTGTAATTACGATTATGACCCCAATCTTACCTCGACTTTTGTTTTAAACCGCGTGGATGGTTCGATCAATGGACTGCGTCTTCTGTTTTCAAAAGAGGATTTGTTTTTTCTGGCGTGGGAATCGGTGCGCCACCAGATCAATCCTTATTTTTTGATGGGTATTTTGTCGCAAGAGTCGGCGGGCAATTGTTCCGCTGTGTCTGCAAGCCATGGGGAAGGTTGTTTTCAGATTACCAATACCTTTGGCCAGGCTCAGTTAGATGAAAGTTATTCCGACCGTGTGGCAAGCTGGTTTTGGACCGACCGGTCAGGCACCTATTACCCCGATGATGTGTTCATTGATGAGCTCACTTATTTTGGAAGCGAACCCGCAAGCGAGCAGTACCGGTTGACATTGGACCCTTCCGCGCATGAAATCGAGGGTGTTTCCATTTCAAGTGTGGCCAATTTTAATTTTGGCATTATTGCCGCGGGCCTTTATTTCCATTGGCAGCCGTATTTTGTTTATGAAAATTATTCAAGTTTACGCGATGAATTAAGGGATCTTTTCCAGACCAAAGATGGAAAAAGTTCTTGGCAGGCGGCGGCCTATAATGGAGGTATTACGCGGGCGCGCCAGGCCATTGGTGATGCTGGCAATGATTTTCTAAATGAAATGCGTGAAGAAACCCAGGATTATGTCCCCTCGGTTTTGGATTATTGCCGTGAATACGAAGAAGGGGAACTCACCGACAGTGCCACCTACACCGAAGACGAGGTGGATTTCATCATCGATCTTCTCTCCTACACCTATTCCAGCGATTCGGGCATTGATTGGGAAGCAGTCAAAGACGATGTGCATCAGGTTTTCTTTGAAGATGGGACCGAAGAACTCACCTTTGTCGATGACGTGAAAGCCCTTGTGTATGTCATTTCCACTCATGCAGCCGACCTTGGGCCAGAGTGGGCGGTGTTTTAAAGCTGGTCACCGATCTTTAAGCGGTCATTGAGCGGAGTCGAAATGCCGCTCCCTTCGACCCCTCGACTCCGCTCGGGGACCACTCCGCTCAGGGATCGACCAATACTAAAATTGAATACTGATGCTGTCGTTTCCCACCTTCGAATAACCCAAATCACCGGTGGCTGATGCAGGAGTATAGATGGTATCTCCATTGCCACTACCATCGGTATAGACATCGATATTTTGAAAAGCCTCAGCCGAAGTAAAAAGCTCGTCGGCAACAAAGGTGGTGAGGTCTGCTTGAATGGTCAAAAGAGAAACATAACCATCCGATTGCGGGACATAACCATAAAGGGTTCCGTCCGAGGTTTTTGTGACAAGCACGGACCCAATGGCTGAAGAAATGCTGTTGGTGCTGTTGATTTCACCGTCATCGGCTGTGTTATTGCTTTCAGGTACAGGAATTGCAGTCGATGAATCGAAGGTGGCGGCTACCTTATGTACCAAAACTCTTTGAAGGTTTGATTGTTTAACCAGCATTACTTTATTATTGTCCTCATCAAGATTACTGTTGGTAATAACGCTGATATCGTCCGTGGGCACATCCAAATCAATCGTTGATGTGGCAAAGCTGACCACATTGACAACGGTGATGAGTTGTTCGGCGGCATCTGTAGAACTATTGGCCACATATAAACGGTTTCCATTCAGGCTCATTTCATTAGGGGCCCCTAAAATGGCAATGGAAGTATTGTCCTCTGTGCCATCTTCGGCATTAAAGAAATAAAGATCCTCCCCCGTGGTGTCGGTGACATACACGCGCAAATTGGTGTTGTCAGCTTCCAGCCCGCCTAAAACATTGGTCTCTCCGGCGCCCACTATAATGGGCGAAAACGAGGCTTCCGTGATGGTGGTGCCATCAAAATCAAGAACAAGAATGCGGTTGGAAACAAGGTCCCCATCATCATTGGCCAACAATCCGGAAATAAAGAGCCGGGAGGTGCCTCCCACGGTGACAACGGCCACATGGGTGGGAACCGATGGCAACAAGTCATAAATGGTTTCATTGCGGTGCTTGTTGACTAAAGGAGAATTGACAAGGGTTGAACGTGAAGAGGCGCTTAGGGCAAACAGGCGGCCTTCTTTTTCCAGAATGAAAAGGCGGTTATTGGTTGAATCAACGGCCACCAATACGGGCTGGTTGTATCTGTTGCTCACTTGGGACGAGCTGCAGGAAAGGGAAGAAAATAAAATTGAAAAAATAATGAGAATTCGAAACATAAAATTTTTATCCTATTCCCTCTCCCTTGAGGGGAGAGGGTTAGGGAGAGGGTGGTTTCAATTGGCACCCTCCCCTTAGTCCCCTCCCCTCAAGGGAGGGGAGATTTGAAATCATGGGAACGACGCCACGACCTGCAATGTGCCGGCATTGATTACAGTAATGTTATTGGAATCAATATTGGCTACTAAAACGAGCTCGGTCGCTCCCCCATTAAAAGCACCCGTGGCCAGGGCAAACGGCTGGGAGCCTGTTTCAAAACCCGTATCCGCTTCTTTTAAAGAAATGCGCTGGATTTCTTCAAGCAAAGTCAAGTCAATGACCGAAATGGATTTGTCGGACGAATTAGCCACAAAGGCCCGGTTCGTATTCGTGTTAATGACAATCCCATTGGGGTTTAATTCAACGTCGATCAATTTTACCAGAATATCGGCATCATCAATTTCCAGGGGGTCGGCGTCATCGACCAAATCGGCATCAAAAACAAAAACAGAAGGGGGACTGCCATCGGTTGAATAAATGAAATGGTCGTCAAAAAGAATCCCGCGGGTGTTTAAAGGTTCCTGAGTGCCACCGGGATTGGGGGTTGAATCACTGACAACATGGGTGAGCGTGTTGGTGTCCAAATCGACGATAATAATTTTTCCTTTACGGTTTGAAATGAAAGCTCTGTCATTGGTGGTATCGACCGCAATGTTTTCGACATATTTTGTGCTGGCTTTGCGAACACCAGAATCAGAAGCGCTTGTTAAATCGATATCGGTCAGGCTGTTTAGGTCGGTGTCCAAAATGTTAAGCTCTTTGTCGCTGACCACAAGAACTTCCCCGTTATGAACAGCGGTTCCAAAAGGGTTTTTCCCAACGGTTCCCGTGGCTGTCTGGTCAATGGTCCCGGTCCCGACGGTGTATTTGATTAATTGATCGTTTTCACGAAAAGGGACATACAAGGAAGCTGCACCGTCAAAGGCGGCAGTGCCTGCATAGCGGGGCGTTGTGACAAGATCGGTTGCCGTAAGAACAGGGGCATTCGGGTCGGTGGCATCCACCGAAATGGTGATGATGGAACCGTTTTCGTAAAAGAAATCAACGTTGGAGTTGACAAGAATAATCTGTTCATTGGCGGTATCGGCAACAACACTAATAGGATTTGGAAGGGCAATGTGGGCACTGTCAAGCGCTGTGGGCAAATCGGGGAAAATATTCTGATTGGAAGCGCAGGAGGTGCACAATAAAAAAAGAAAAATTGTTTTTTTAAGAGTCATTGAATCAATCACCCTTCGACAAGCTTGTATATGTA
This window harbors:
- a CDS encoding endonuclease III, giving the protein MDISTIEKTLIILRKKIKQWKVPVVGVIAENAVDRPFETLISTILSLRTKDAVTMAASLRLFEKAKTPQEILKLKPQEIEKLIYPAGFYKTKAKSILKTCAILMEKYDGKVPRSMEELLALPGVGRKTANLVLTVGFNDYGICVDTHVHRISNRWEFIKTKTPDESEMALRQKLPKKHWKTYNDILVTFGQNLCVPISPWCSKCPVRKHCQRMEVNKSR
- the aspA gene encoding aspartate ammonia-lyase (catalyzes the formation of fumarate from aspartate) — translated: MKTRTESDSMGEVQIPEQFLYGASTQRAVDNFHVSKRRFDRGFIKALGLVKWAAAEANCSLGRLDAKLSKAIAEKSLEVAEGKHDTHFILDIYQTGSGTSTNMNANEVISNLANPSLGGMVGSKKPVHPNDHVNMGQSSNDVIPTTIHVGAALGMAKGLIPALKELHKALGDKAKEFKDVVKIGRTHLQDATPVTLGQEFSGYASQIEHSFKRLAHALEGLLELPIGGTAVGTGINTHPEFSKKVCENLTKQTGLKFTEAENHFEAQAAKDACVFASGALKTIAVSLMKIANDIRWLSSGPRCAITEIYLPELQPGSSIMPGKVNPVIPESVMQISAQVQGNDLAVQIGAQHGNFELNVMMPVIAGNLFESIELLTNGSVMLADKCIRGIAANKERCTELMEKSLALVTNLNPVIGYDKAAALSKKAFKENKTIRELLKAEKTLSDADIEKYLDPKTMLSPR